The following proteins are encoded in a genomic region of Ictalurus punctatus breed USDA103 chromosome 15, Coco_2.0, whole genome shotgun sequence:
- the LOC108276003 gene encoding serum amyloid P-component, whose amino-acid sequence MARILFFFCFFALNTDRPGAASIRLSALVTTPSPSITSAVAWETRNLGGWMFSVMPGAVVRFHSVSLSNVTGITLCLRAVTEKKWMIDDYLSLTFGKNPALSIMRNDFSDYLYKLQVAGYQETFNFYSMVPVQEVHSLWKSRCLTWDSGSGMAQLWFDGRMSVRKGLGRGTVFSGQAELTMSEFEGQISDVYMWNSVLSVRELNRYLHGHSVLPRGHILAWTQMEFGASGYVVLQPAYPKRLPAGPAKHNKKKRMKLLKKRQRKEVTKRNNY is encoded by the exons ATGGCGAggattctcttcttcttctgtttttttgcaCTAAATACTGACAGACCAGGAGCAGCTTCCATACGATTGTCAGCACTTGTAACAACACCATCGCCGTCAATTACTTCAGCAGTGGCGTGGGAAACCAGGA atctTGGTGGATGGATGTTCAGCGTGATGCCCGGTGCTGTTGTCAGGTTccactccgtctctctctctaacgtCACTGGAATCACGCTGTGTTTGAGAGCTGTGACGGAGAAAAAGTGGATGATTGATGATTATCTTTCACTCACGTTTGGGAAAAACCCTGCCCTTTCTATTATGAGAAATGACTTTTCTGATTATCTTTACAAGCTACAG GTAGCTGGCTACCAGGAAACGTTTAATTTTTACTCCATGGTACCGGTTCAGGAGGTTCACTCTCTGTGGAAGAGCCGTTGCTTGACCTGGGACTCCGGCAGTGGGATGGCACAACTGTGGTTCGATGGCAGGATGAGCGTTCGCAAAGGACTGGGCAGAGGAACG GTGTTTTCGGGCCAGGCTGAATTAACCATGAGTGAGTTTGAGGGTCAGATATCTGATGTCTACATGTGGAATTCGGTCCTCAGTGTTCGAGAGCTAAACAGGTACCTGCATGGCCACTCCGTCCTGCCTCGAGGCCACATCCTGGCCTGGACTCAGATGGAGTTCGGAGCTAGCGGCTACGTGGTGCTACAGCCTGCTTACCCCAAGCGACTTCCTGCTGGTCCTGCTAAGCACAACAAGAAGAAAAGGATGAAGCTTCTGAAGAAACGGCAGAGAAAGGAAGTTACTAAGCGTAATAATTACTGA